From Rhodococcus antarcticus, the proteins below share one genomic window:
- a CDS encoding heavy metal-binding domain-containing protein, which translates to MADGTPERDAESARRLESGSLPVVADDRLAQLRRTGAFTSQLATSEFATLRAAGFDPVGQVMGTSVYRLGYIPYTCSYGFGLAYGAGGGRGGYRPGSTTSVHGYVQALHRARELALGRLVDECRALGGDGVVGVTAVRLPFPGVSRTFEFSVTGTAVRARGQVRPRHPFTSDLSGQDVASLLRAGYVPTTLAYGISVGVRHDDWRTTRMSGAWAGNVEIPGYTELVNDVRHWARQDFTAAVALSGGENAVLRDTELEIWEQEPSDGHRDHFAIATLVGTGIARFTARPVPPPAPLTILRLDSRPSAARTATTTRGHR; encoded by the coding sequence ATGGCCGACGGCACCCCGGAACGGGACGCCGAGAGTGCCCGCCGACTCGAGTCCGGTTCGCTACCCGTTGTCGCCGACGACCGGCTCGCCCAGCTCCGCCGTACCGGCGCCTTCACCTCCCAGCTCGCCACCTCGGAGTTCGCCACCCTCCGCGCGGCGGGGTTCGACCCGGTCGGCCAGGTCATGGGGACCAGCGTCTACCGGCTCGGCTACATCCCGTACACCTGCAGCTACGGCTTCGGGCTGGCCTACGGCGCCGGTGGCGGGCGCGGCGGCTACCGGCCGGGCAGCACCACCAGCGTCCACGGCTACGTCCAGGCCCTGCACCGCGCGCGCGAGCTCGCGCTGGGCCGGCTCGTCGACGAGTGCCGCGCCCTGGGCGGTGACGGCGTGGTGGGCGTGACCGCCGTCCGGCTGCCCTTCCCCGGCGTCTCGCGGACCTTCGAGTTCTCCGTGACCGGGACCGCGGTGCGTGCTCGGGGCCAGGTGCGCCCGCGGCACCCGTTCACCTCGGACCTGTCCGGCCAGGACGTCGCGAGCCTGCTGCGCGCCGGCTACGTGCCCACCACGCTGGCCTACGGGATCAGCGTGGGCGTGCGCCACGACGACTGGCGCACCACCCGGATGTCCGGGGCGTGGGCGGGCAACGTGGAGATCCCCGGCTACACCGAGCTCGTCAACGACGTCCGGCACTGGGCGCGACAGGACTTCACCGCTGCCGTGGCCCTCTCCGGCGGGGAGAACGCGGTGCTGCGCGACACCGAGCTGGAGATCTGGGAGCAGGAGCCCAGCGACGGGCACCGCGACCACTTCGCCATCGCGACCCTGGTCGGGACCGGGATCGCCCGGTTCACCGCCCGACCGGTGCCGCCGCCCGCCCCGCTGACCATCCTCCGGCTCGACTCCCGACCCTCCGCAGCCCGGACCGCCACCACGACCAGGGGACACCGATGA